The following proteins are encoded in a genomic region of Marasmius oreades isolate 03SP1 chromosome 10, whole genome shotgun sequence:
- a CDS encoding uncharacterized protein (BUSCO:EOG092629RT) has protein sequence MTEPPQSNKDAANGLSVESFSEPKVEPKPLELEAIVHPEPPVASSSTVPPSPSVEGLRTPRKSSTFRRVVPRKNQPQTPTKNSTLPARQNVPASSSPLSRTANATAIDDRPLPQGTTANSEIHELVMPKPIQLAPPPRTSSLVASTLTNGVTSIISSPPITVTSSNVSSQPSSPTRLSPSPSVPVKVKSALKRAPYRPGFQPHGSYRPRTDEFLAMRRVARHGTENDGQKRVERTKLERRLEKLISLHFPEATDAKPVVLERRLSSIFDVSLDDIKSAGGSALWKGVVGGHMKNDLRASEQRITPWQEDSEVNRCPICSSSFHPLSNRKHHCRLCGKIICNLPVKHPIRAAQCSTLFVVDPKTRRIEEVGEGVDYGVRKRASSHEKRKDTREEEEEKFLKGVRICRDCRPILLRQQYIRETVVVPTFVRLYDAFIALEKEIEASLPHFQEMVLSLGQDSSPQTVTKEATATRKRLLDAFAQYDALAKRIRMLPGNDGSIVKQGSSQDRVQMAITTRASIFLQKNMFPLQSLPKRSTSTSNTPGSTSPTPEGANTLPLDIDSQLAHVLQPLLEQEALLETFVEEATAQRKFEDAKSLRANLKEIREEIDRVLKAADTKSSRGK, from the exons GCTCTACAGTACCACCTTCGCCAAGCGTGGAAGGATTACGTACGCCTCGGAAGTCCTCTACCTTTAGGCGTGTCGTCCCTCGGAAGAATCAACCGCAAACTCCAACGAAAAATTCGACTCTACCTGCGCGCCAGAATGTCCCAGCTAGCTCGTCGCCACTTTCACGAACAGCCAATGCAACCGCTATAGATGATCGACCCTTACCACAGGGTACTACAGCAAATTCAGAAATACATGAACTTGTGATGCCAAAACCCATCCAACTAGCTCCTCCTCCCAGAACATCCTCACTCGTGGCTTCAACTTTGACGAATGGCGTTACGTCGATTATATCGTCGCCGCCTATAACGGTGACTTCTTCGAATGTGTCCTCACAGCCCTCTTCACCAACCAGGTTATCACCATCACCCTCTGTACCAGTCAAGGTGAAATCAGCACTCAAACGAGCGCCCTATCGGCCGGGTTTTCAACCTCATGGCTCTTATCGACCCCGGACAGACGAGTTTCTTGCTATGCGGCGTGTTGCGAGACACGGTACGGAAAATGACGGGCAGAAAAGGGTGGAGAGGACAAAGCTTGAAAGACGACTGGAAAAGCTCATTTCTCTCCATTTCCCCGAAGCCACGGACGCGAAGCCCGTTGTACTAGAACGCAGATTATCTTCTATCTTTGACGTGAGCTTGGACGACATAAAGAGTGCGGGTGGAAGCGCTTTATGGAAAGGCGTTGTCGGTGGTCATATGAAGAACGACCTCAGAG CCTCTGAGCAACGTATAACACCGTGGCAAGAAGATTCGGAAGTGAATAGATGTCCTATTTGCAG CTCTTCATTTCACCCTCTATCCAATCGCAAGCACCATTGTCGGCTGTGTGGAAAGATCATATGTAACCTACCTGTCAAACACCCCATACGAGCAGCTCAGTGTTCTACACTGTTTGTTGTTGACCCAAAGACGAGAAGGATAGAGGAAGTCGGAGAGGGCGTGGACTACGGTGTCAGGAAGAGAGCATCCTCtcacgagaagaggaaggacacaagggaagaggaagaagaaaagtttCTGAAGGGTGTGAGAATATGTAGAGACTGTCGTCCCATTCTTCT ACGACAACAATATATTCGGGAGACGGTAGTAGTCCCGACTTTCGTGCGATTATACGAT GCCTTTATCGCTCTAGAGAAAGAGATTGAAGCTTCGTTGCCTCATTTCCAAGAAATGGTGCTGAGCCTCGG GCAAGATTCCAGTCCACAAACAGTCACTAAAGAAGCAACCGCCACACGCAAACGGCTCCTTGACGCCTTTGCGCAATACGATGCCTTGGCCAAGCGAATAAGAATGCTACCAGGTAACGATGGAAGTATCGTTAAACAGGGAAGCTCGCAGGACAGGGTACAAATGGCTATCACAACGAGGGCGAGTATCTTCTTGCAAAAGAATATGTTCCCGTTGCAG TCGTTACCGAAACGTTCTACATCCACATCAAACACTCCGGGATCCACCTCTCCAACTCCAGAGGGGGCAAATACTCTCCCTCTTGACATCGATTCTCAGTTGGCTCATGTCCTCCAGCCACTACTGGAGCAAGAGGCGCTCTTGGAAACATTCGTAGAGGAAGCTACGGCACAGAGAAAGTTCGAGGACGCGAAGTCTTTAAGAGCGAATTTGAAAGAAATCAGAGAGGAGATTGATAGGGTTTTGAAGGCTGCGGATACTAAATCGAGTAGAGGGAAGTGA